GTGAACAtgtcttactttttttttctctaccgGCAACTCCTTTTTGTTATTTgcattcaattatttttggaGTTTGATCCCTGATATTTGTAACTTCGCTGAATGGGGCTTTTGATATTTCttcttataatttggttttgagtttgaaaatGTGTGTGCTTTATACTTGTTTTCCTGATGGTTGGAAGTTCCATTTTTTGTGTGTTCTGCTTTTGGGAGATTACTTTAGaagtgtttaatttgattgTACGGATTCTGATCCTTGTTGTCAATCAAATGTTAGTATTATGCAATATGGTTGTACAATTTGTGACTCTTGTTATATTGGGTATCTTAGAACATGTCTCAGAAAAATGCTTTTTCTAGAATGGCTTTGTAATAATTTCAGATTGTGACATTTTATTGTTCACAGTAGTTGCGTACTTTAGACATTAAATGTTGGTGATACTGTAGAAGTCATGGCTTCATCGCAcaattgaaattgtttttcaCATCCCTTGCTGGTTTGATAGCAGATCTATTATGCTCGTGAGGTCATTAAACTCGCGCTGTTtaatattaaagaattttgtaTTGCTTCTTTTTTGTTGGTTAACTACTGGTTCAATGTATGTTATATTTACATTTGACTTCCAGAACTGCAAAATTTAGAAGATTTTGTTGCTGTAACTGTTGAAGTATGATAGTACTGTTTCAAACTGTTTAAGCTTCTTCAAGTAACTGCTTTCTGCTTGTTGATAGACGTTCTAATGCTTTGTGAGTGTTGATGAATATGCTTTCTAGATATAGTTCGGTAGCAGGTTGGCTGtgctatatatttttaacatttgcATTGTTTTTTAGTGCTATCCTCTTACAATCTTTACTTGCTTCTTGAAACAGGTGATGCATTGCACAGCCTAAGGACCAACTTGAATGATCCTAACAATGTACTGCAGAGTTGGGATCCTACCCTTGTTAACCCCTGCACATGGTTTCACGTTACATGTAACAATGATAATAGTGTTATTAGAGTGTAAGGTTTTTTGCTCTTTGATGTTTTCTGAGTACATGGTTGCAACTTAAGAAAATTGTGCTTTACTGAATTCGCGAAGTGTTACTTGTGTAATGTCTACCTCTGCATCAATTTTTCAGTGATCTTGGAAATGCAGCTTTATCTGGTCAGCTTGTACCGCAGCTTGGCTTGCTTAAGAATTTGCAGTACTTGTAAGTCATGTTTCACCTTAATAATTCTAGCTGATTGATGTGATTGTGTCCGAGTAAAATAGGCCATTGCGGACATTCTTTATATTTGTAACAGGAGGAAATATTTCACGACAATTATTGTTGCATTAACTAAGCTTCTTTAGCCGCATGGCCAGTGGGAAGTAGTTGAGGGTCCCACGTActtcattatttttatcaaacttttacatattCAATTCATAGTTCTGAGAAAAGGCTAACCTGTAATTCTTCTCTTCATGGTTCAGTGGCAGTCTTTGCCAGTGGAATAAAGAGTatcaaatgtaaaaaaaaaaaaaaaaattctgttgGCAGTCTGGCTGCTGAAATCCATCTATGAACAACTGTAATAAGGAcctatttctttcatatagtgTTGGTCATGTTGGCCACGTCTAGATTGAGGCACCATTTTTTAATGAACTAAAATATCTCCTCTCCTGTTAGAATCTAATTGCTATGATCTTCATGTTTATGGTATGGTAAAGTTTTTTAAGATGCTTTCTTAAACAAGGGTTTACTTCTATATGGACCATCATCTAggaataaatatatgtttactAGGATCAGAAAACACATGTTACTATCTGCAACTATCCCTTCTCAAAATGTGTGGTCCATCTTACAAGATCCTAGAGATGAAGATGCATGAAGGAATTAATAAGCATTATGGAGCTGCCATACATTCATTCTTTCATAACTAGTCCTTGAGCTGGTCTTTCAGGACTTTGTGGGAGGATGGATGGTACTATATATTCTATTGTATTTCTTCCTTTTACTTATGGTTTGTTTCCCTTGAACATGACAAGAGGACATCTTTTTCCCATTATATGATGGCTTACGGGACAGTTCTTTTAGACATTGCGAACAATATAATAacccaaaactttttttttgaaggtATTATAACCCAAAACTTAGTATTCAGTTGTTAGTGCACAGTTTGCTTGCCTTAGTATTTCATTACTATTATGCCTTTTGAGACCTATCTTTTTATGTCAGGGAACTTTACAGTAATAACATAAGTGGACCAATTCCTAGTGATCTTGGGAATCTGACTAGCTTGGTGAGCTTGGATCTCTATTTGAATAGTTTCAGTGGTCCTATTCCTGAATCTTTGGGGAGGCTGTCGAAATTGCGATTCCTGTGAGTATATTTGTTTTGAATCTATCCCTGCCCCcctctttatttttgtttattacaTGTTGAGTTGCATGTAATGCTGAGATCTAAGTCATTACTTTTGGAATCATGTTATTGGTAAAACAGAAGTATACTTGATTTGAAGTTAACAAAGAAACAGaaataagttatttattaaccagtatttgttttattaagaTATAATCAAGTATAAGATATTTCCCCACCCCACCCCCACCCCCACCCCCCACCCCACCTCATTCCACCCACAGATACACAAGCTTTCAACGTCATCTTCAGTATCAGAAAGAATATTTTCACTAAGTATACACCATTAGCATATGCAAGTTCACAGCATTGAATTTCTTCATCAACTACAACTGTctggtaaaattttttatgCAAGTTGTTTGGTTGATTTTTTGTTTACTAAAAAACTCCAGGAATGATTGAAACTTTGACATTTAAAagctaaataaaatttaaatggttTACTCCCACCAGTAAACATGAGTAAGCTGGTTCTGCATTGGTAGATGTCATTCACTCACTCACATCAACCAGGAGGATATTGATTGGGCATGAACCTTAAGACAAAGAGCTTTTCTAAGTCTGATTGTTTATGGCTGTTGTGGGTTAAAGTTTGCTTGATATAAAATCTCTTGATTCATTTAGATCTTGAACTTCTAATGTTTTGAAACTTGTGCGAGGATAGCCGGCTCAACAACAACACCTTGATGGGTCCTATCCCTATGTCATTAACGAATATCACATCACTTCAAGTCCTGTGAGTGCCAAACTTATCGTCTCATTTCAAGATCTATCACTCTTTTCCCTTTTCTGAGATATGATTATATATCCTTAAATTGCACTGTGTAATGTAGGGATCTATCAAATAACCATCTTTCTGGGGAGGTTCCAGATAATGGCTCCTTCTCACTATTCACTCCTATCAGGTTAGTTTTCTGCAATCTGCAATCTGCTTTTCTTGCCTGACAATTTTGGGTGCCTTAGGTGGTTGTTGTTCCTTATGCAGTTTTGCTAACAACTTAGATCTATGTGGCCCGGTTACTGGACGCCCATGCCCCGGATCTCCTCCTTtctctcctcctcctccttttGTACCACCACCGCCAATTTCTTCTCCAAGTAATATTCCTTTGATGTCTTGTATTTCAGATCTATTGAGTTGCCTTTACAGTATCTATGTGCAGTAATTTTGCTACTCTTGCTGTCAATTAGactgttttagtttaatttaacaTTGTATAATATGCCAAACTTATCATTTTAACCCCCTACATTCTGGAAATTTGTGGCATGCATGTAACATCAGTTAACAAAAGTGATGCCTGTGCCCTTTTCCCTGGGTGAGTCTCATCTCAGTTTGCACATCCAGTCCTTTAGTTCTGTAACTTCAAAAGAACTGTATTATTGTGAACATTGATTGTGGTGAGATGTAATTAACAATAGTGCCTTCTAGTGAAGGGTTGTGTTTGTAAGTTTCGTATGATGTGATGCATTATCTCAGTTCTAGTGCAGAAGAAGTGGCTGCTGTGTTTTGCATTGGATGTTCTAAATTCTCATCTTATCACATTCTAGGTGGGAATAGTGTCACTGGTGCAATAGCTGGAGGAGTTGCAGCAGGTGCTGCCTTACTGTTTGCTGCTCCTGCAATTGCATTTGCGTGGTGGCGTCGGCGGAAACCTCAAGAATTTTTCTTTGATGTACCTGGTTAGTGccataaatgaaaaattactgGGTTGAAGGGTTCAAGATTTGGTGACAGTTACAATATTCTTCTGTTTCTATATCTTTGCAGCGGAAGAGGACCCAGAAGTTCATCTTGGACAGCTGAAGAGGTTTTCATTACGAGAACTACAAGTTGCCACTGACAGTTTTAGCCATAAAAATATTCTGGGTAGAGGTGGATTTGGTAAGGTTTACAAAGGAAGGTTAGCTGACGGTTCACTGGTGGCTGTTAAAAGATTGAAAGAAGAGCGTACACCTGGTGGGGAGTTACAGTTTCAAACAGAGGTAGAGATGATCAGCATGGCTGTTCATCGAAATCTCCTCAGGCTGCGTGGGTTTTGTATGACACCGACTGAGCGATTGCTTGTTTACCCCTACATGGCTAATGGAAGTGTTGCATCATGTCTCAGAGGTAAAGCGGACAAGCATTTATGGTTGAATTCCCCTGCGTGGGTGGAGTTTCATAACTTCCATTTGTTGAAATTGCAACCAATTGACTTTTAATCAGTGAACATTTAGCCTTGCTTTCCATCTGGATtacattttcttgttttcttgcATTCTTATAGAACGCCCTCCGTCACAACCTCCACTTGATTGGCCAACACGGAAGAGAATTGCATTGGGATCTGCTAGGGGTCTTTCTTATTTGCATGATCACTGTGACCCAAAGATCATTCATCGTGATGTAAAAGCTGCAAACATTTTGTTGGATGAGGAGTTTGAAGCTGTTGTTGGTGACTTTGGGTTGGCTAAACTTATGGACTACAAGGATACCCATGTAACTACTGCTGTACGTGGCACAATTGGACATATTGCTCCTGAGTATCTCTCTACTGGAAAATCTTCAGAGAAAACTGATGTTTTTGGGTATGGTATCATGCTTTTGGAGCTTATAACTGGACAGCGGGCCTTTGATCTTGCTCGTCTTGCAAATGATGATGATGTCATGTTGCTTGATTGGGTATGcatatgttctttttttttttttcggaTATCTTAGTCTTCACTTAATTGATTTGCTTACTACTGGATTGCTTCCTATATGGCTGCCTGATTCTCATTATTACTAAACACCCTTTTAACAGATTTGCTTACTATATTCTCGGTTCTCTCATCTTAAATGCTAATCCACCCACAGATCAATTGCTTCCTTGATAACTGTCATTAGTTATGATGCCATGTAGTGACATAAAAGAAACTAGGTTGTATCCTATAGAAATTAATCTCTGAAAGAGATGAGAAAGCAATGGGAGCTTTATGTTGCTTGTGTTACAATGCACCAGCTATGGAAAGGAAGTGAAGTTGCTAAGGATAGCAAGAACTGGTTCTACCTATAGATGCCAAAATGAAGTGTTGATTTTGGAGAAATAATGCAATTAGTGGTCTGTTTCACATTGGCTGAGTCAGTTtgtcctttttctcttttccagGTCAAAGGACTTCTGAAGGAGAAGAAGCTGGAATTGCTAGTTGATCCTGATCTGCAAACCAATTATGTAGAAACTGAGGTAGAGCAGTTAATCCAGGTTGCTCTGCTATGCACACAAGGTTCCCCAATGGACCGGCCAAAGATGTCGGAAGTGGTTAGAATGCTGGAAGGTGATGGGTTGGCCGAGAGATGGGATGAGTGGCAGAAAGTTGAAGTTCTACGGCAGGAGGTTGAACTTGCCCCTCATCCTAATTCTGATTGGATCGTGGACTCAACTGACAATCTGCATGCTGTTGAGTTATCCGGTCCAAGGTGACTACGGCATAATTACAGTAAAGAAAAGTTTTTACTAGTTATTTTTTAaggtaacttttttttttttttgttaatttgatgaCCATATCCTGATTTATGTCTCCTCCTGTAAGCCCAGTCCGCATTGTATTCATTACATTTTGTGCATGTTTATGTGAGTCAGCTTCGTTGAGGTGCAATTTGTGTTGTATCTTTCTCCTGCAGTTTGATTGAGCCATGATGCTTACATGTAGCTCCAGCCGTGGCAATCAGTATAACCCCTATGCGCACTTGATCTTCTCCTAGTTTAATTCTTCTTATACGGTTTGTGACACATGCCAAATGCCGTGCATGGAATTTTTCTAGGGgatttttaatcttttgaatgGCAGTACAAGTTTATAGCTTCCACGTTTTAAACTTGTGCACTCTTCTGAAATCACAAGGGCTTTCCTTTCGTACTTAGTTGACATGCGTTAATTCAAAAGTCCCGAACAGCAAAATTCAGTGTTTATTCTTTTTTCCCCATTATATTcctcctaaaataaaattttaaaaacataaagcGGCCTCATTGAAGCTAGTTCAGCTTGTATTTCCAAAGCATAGGTTGTTTGAACTGAACGTATTACAGCGGATGGCATCCCAGAAAAGCTTCTCAACTTGAAAAATGGCAGCTCATAGTTATGTAGTACCAGGACAGCCTGCCATAATACGCATCTTACACTCTGGGAAGTTTATTGACCtcaatattttacaataatataaaGATTATCACCATATCCTATATTTCAAATAGCAGCAGGTGCGGTAGCCCTTAATAATGACTGGTATGGGAATTATGTTTAAAAGACCCATTGGATCCGAGGTCCGGATTCTGTCTCGCGAAAAGGTTGGATATGAGAAGAATTCATCATCCATTGAAGGCAATCTCTGTGGCTGGTGATGACTGCATGGTTGCTGGAAACTGGTGAAACGGAGCCTATTTTCAGTTCGTCGACTGAAGGATCTGCTGCCTCTGTGGCTTGGTGCACTGACTCCTCATGTACTTGATGGGAGTCCAAAGAATATAAAGAAACGGCAGGAACAATACAAAAGTTCTGATGATCAAAATTTGGCTTTTCTGTATTAGCTTGTTGACGAGGAATATATGTATGAATAGGGTTCTCAGGGCTGCTACTCTCAGTAACCCGCTCATTTTTTTTCTGTGTAAGTTCAGCAGTTCTAACTTGTGCAAGACTTGCAGCTGAACGGGCCGCAGCTGCTGCACTCTCAGCAGTTTCAGCAGCAGCCTGAGCAGCAGCTAAAATATCCTGTAGGTCAACATTGACCTCACTTTTTGGTCTCAAACTAGCTGGAGGATCACTTTCTCTTGCAGAGATTGATGCAGGAGTTAATGATGGGGGAGAAATGAATGGCACAAActgtttattttctttggcTCCAGCTGGATCATCGGACATTTCACTTTCTCTAGTGGCAGAATCTTCTTGCATCGATATATCAGGCTCTAAAGGTGACATTTGTAAAACATATCCAGAAGCTCCAGAATGTCTAGATGGTCCATAATCAATTTCAGGCTTTGGAGCAGCTGGTGAAGGTGAGCTAATTACTGGTGCTGACGCAGCATCTGTGCTTGGCCGCAATGACACCTTAGGAACTTCAGGTAAATCTAATGGGTCAAAGTCTGTATCAGAATCAGGCTGCTCAATTTGGGCATGATCAGCGGCGGAAATCAATGTTTCATTGTGTTTCTCAGCAGGAAGGGGCAACTTAGTACCATTGACAAACTCAGTTGGGCCATTCTGACAAGCAAAAAGACAATTTCAATAAGTATAGAAAACAAGAGTAATCAGAGTCCAAAATTTACTTACCAATAAATCTTCATGTGGTTTGGAAAACTCAGTCTCCGTGTAAGCTGGATCCCATTCCAACTCATGCTCTTCAGCAATTTCTTTCAGAAGCTTCAGTTTTAATTCGGGTGAAGGAGCGCATATAGATAACAATTCTATCAACTGCACTTAGAATTTACAATCAACTGGAagaataaacatataaaatgacAATACACACACCAAACCTTCAAAATTATACTACCTGACGATTAACACCACAATCTGGCCTGAGCTCAGTTGCAGCTGATACAAATTCCTTCCCGTACTTGGAAATAAACAGCATTTGAACATGCAACAACTCTGGTAGATCGGCACATCTTGGTGCAGCAAAACAAATGCTAGATATTGCTTCTTTCAAATCTAGAGGACATTCCCTGAAAACGGAtggttattcaattttttattctacaaatgcagtattttcttttaactcttttctttgagaaaatccaaaaattattataacttatgcGACTTATCAACTTCTTATTTAAGGATATAAGAGATAACCAAATTAAACAAGCACAGCATTTTGCTGAGAGAGTATTTGACATAAGTATATGGTTagatttttctaagtttttccaCATATTTAGAAGATTTTTGAAAGTCGTATCCCCATACTCGTGTCAGACATGAGTGTTGGACATGGGTACTACAAGATAAATGAAGAGTTTGAGCGACATAGGCATTTTGTGAACTGTCACTCATGAAAGCAACAATGTTGGCAACAACTGTGGATTAATTGACAACACTCCATTGACCACTGTGAAAGTACTTCTAGCAAAGAGCAGTAGCTTCTATATCATTCAAGTAATATATGCTACTAGTGCTAATAATAACCTAGGCACAGCTTGGTCTTCATCAAAAAGGTGCTAATACTTCACATTGGCAGCTGTCAAAAGGCAGCTTGAGATTTCAATATCCGCATGACAATAGGAGAAGGGAACATGATAGTTATAGAGAAGAACTTACTGAATCAAACATTCAATAACTATATTGAAAGATGAAACTAAGGCAGTTTGCTaacaccccccccccccaaaaaaaaaaaatctctccaATTTTCACTTGTTTGTTTACCTTTTTCCATTACTTGCTAGGATGCTGTCTAATCGACGTATGAGAACAgccaaaacacaaaaaatcaGAAAGTAGGCATCAGTTTCACATCAAAGTTAATACTTGCTTATTGAACCAGAA
This genomic stretch from Gossypium raimondii isolate GPD5lz chromosome 6, ASM2569854v1, whole genome shotgun sequence harbors:
- the LOC105772522 gene encoding somatic embryogenesis receptor kinase 1 isoform X1, encoding MEGSKKVKSLVLVCLISVLLHPFWLISANVEGDALHSLRTNLNDPNNVLQSWDPTLVNPCTWFHVTCNNDNSVIRVDLGNAALSGQLVPQLGLLKNLQYLELYSNNISGPIPSDLGNLTSLVSLDLYLNSFSGPIPESLGRLSKLRFLRLNNNTLMGPIPMSLTNITSLQVLDLSNNHLSGEVPDNGSFSLFTPISFANNLDLCGPVTGRPCPGSPPFSPPPPFVPPPPISSPSGNSVTGAIAGGVAAGAALLFAAPAIAFAWWRRRKPQEFFFDVPAEEDPEVHLGQLKRFSLRELQVATDSFSHKNILGRGGFGKVYKGRLADGSLVAVKRLKEERTPGGELQFQTEVEMISMAVHRNLLRLRGFCMTPTERLLVYPYMANGSVASCLRERPPSQPPLDWPTRKRIALGSARGLSYLHDHCDPKIIHRDVKAANILLDEEFEAVVGDFGLAKLMDYKDTHVTTAVRGTIGHIAPEYLSTGKSSEKTDVFGYGIMLLELITGQRAFDLARLANDDDVMLLDWVKGLLKEKKLELLVDPDLQTNYVETEVEQLIQVALLCTQGSPMDRPKMSEVVRMLEGDGLAERWDEWQKVEVLRQEVELAPHPNSDWIVDSTDNLHAVELSGPR
- the LOC105772522 gene encoding somatic embryogenesis receptor kinase 2 isoform X2 — translated: MEGSKKVKSLVLVCLISVLLHPFWLISANVEGDALHSLRTNLNDPNNVLQSWDPTLVNPCTWFHVTCNNDNSVIRVDLGNAALSGQLVPQLGLLKNLQYFNNISGPIPSDLGNLTSLVSLDLYLNSFSGPIPESLGRLSKLRFLRLNNNTLMGPIPMSLTNITSLQVLDLSNNHLSGEVPDNGSFSLFTPISFANNLDLCGPVTGRPCPGSPPFSPPPPFVPPPPISSPSGNSVTGAIAGGVAAGAALLFAAPAIAFAWWRRRKPQEFFFDVPAEEDPEVHLGQLKRFSLRELQVATDSFSHKNILGRGGFGKVYKGRLADGSLVAVKRLKEERTPGGELQFQTEVEMISMAVHRNLLRLRGFCMTPTERLLVYPYMANGSVASCLRERPPSQPPLDWPTRKRIALGSARGLSYLHDHCDPKIIHRDVKAANILLDEEFEAVVGDFGLAKLMDYKDTHVTTAVRGTIGHIAPEYLSTGKSSEKTDVFGYGIMLLELITGQRAFDLARLANDDDVMLLDWVKGLLKEKKLELLVDPDLQTNYVETEVEQLIQVALLCTQGSPMDRPKMSEVVRMLEGDGLAERWDEWQKVEVLRQEVELAPHPNSDWIVDSTDNLHAVELSGPR
- the LOC105772525 gene encoding uncharacterized protein LOC105772525 isoform X2 — protein: MRRDIAKLLEIGQEATARIRVEHIIREENIMAAQEILELFCELIAVRLPIIETQRECPLDLKEAISSICFAAPRCADLPELLHVQMLFISKYGKEFVSAATELRPDCGVNRQLIELLSICAPSPELKLKLLKEIAEEHELEWDPAYTETEFSKPHEDLLNGPTEFVNGTKLPLPAEKHNETLISAADHAQIEQPDSDTDFDPLDLPEVPKVSLRPSTDAASAPVISSPSPAAPKPEIDYGPSRHSGASGYVLQMSPLEPDISMQEDSATRESEMSDDPAGAKENKQFVPFISPPSLTPASISARESDPPASLRPKSEVNVDLQDILAAAQAAAETAESAAAAARSAASLAQVRTAELTQKKNERVTESSSPENPIHTYIPRQQANTEKPNFDHQNFCIVPAVSLYSLDSHQVHEESVHQATEAADPSVDELKIGSVSPVSSNHAVITSHRDCLQWMMNSSHIQPFRETESGPRIQWVF
- the LOC105772525 gene encoding uncharacterized protein LOC105772525 isoform X1; protein product: MSVLDSLFNKGFKAAKCKTLLKLTIPRIKLLRNRREIQIKQMRRDIAKLLEIGQEATARIRVEHIIREENIMAAQEILELFCELIAVRLPIIETQRECPLDLKEAISSICFAAPRCADLPELLHVQMLFISKYGKEFVSAATELRPDCGVNRQLIELLSICAPSPELKLKLLKEIAEEHELEWDPAYTETEFSKPHEDLLNGPTEFVNGTKLPLPAEKHNETLISAADHAQIEQPDSDTDFDPLDLPEVPKVSLRPSTDAASAPVISSPSPAAPKPEIDYGPSRHSGASGYVLQMSPLEPDISMQEDSATRESEMSDDPAGAKENKQFVPFISPPSLTPASISARESDPPASLRPKSEVNVDLQDILAAAQAAAETAESAAAAARSAASLAQVRTAELTQKKNERVTESSSPENPIHTYIPRQQANTEKPNFDHQNFCIVPAVSLYSLDSHQVHEESVHQATEAADPSVDELKIGSVSPVSSNHAVITSHRDCLQWMMNSSHIQPFRETESGPRIQWVF